A single genomic interval of Koleobacter methoxysyntrophicus harbors:
- the gatA gene encoding Asp-tRNA(Asn)/Glu-tRNA(Gln) amidotransferase subunit GatA: protein MELYRLTAHELADLLKTRQISCMELTQAVLNRIKDVDEKVRAYVTVTEEEALKRAAELDEEFKTMESNSPLKGIPAAVKDNMCTRGIKTTCSSKILYNFLPPYNATVVEKLDESGFILLGKTNMDEFAMGSSTENSAFFVTANPWDLQAVPGGSSGGSAAAVAADEAVFALGSDTGGSIRLPAAFCGVVGLKPTYGYVSRYGLIAYASSLDQIGPITKDVTDCALVMNAIFGHDPKDSTSAKVEVPDFTGFLKNDVRGLKIGVPKEYFGEGIHEGVKKAVWDAIELLKDLGAELDEVSMPHTDYGLATYYIIAPAEASSNLARYDGIQYGYRAENFQDLIDLYKKTRSEGFGPEVKRRIMLGTYALSSGYYDAYYLKAQKVRTLVKQDFDRAFEKFDVLISPTSPTPAFKIGAKTDDPLTMYLTDVCTIPINLAGVPAISIPCGFSEGLPVGLQIIGKPFDEGTLIRVAYTFEQNTDFHKKRPGL from the coding sequence ATGGAATTATACAGGTTAACGGCCCATGAATTAGCGGATCTGCTTAAAACCCGTCAGATTTCCTGCATGGAATTAACGCAAGCAGTTCTAAATAGAATAAAGGATGTGGATGAGAAGGTCAGGGCATACGTGACCGTGACAGAAGAGGAAGCCCTTAAAAGGGCTGCTGAGCTGGATGAAGAGTTCAAAACGATGGAATCAAACTCCCCTTTAAAAGGGATTCCCGCAGCTGTAAAAGACAATATGTGCACCAGGGGAATCAAGACTACCTGCTCCTCAAAAATCCTCTATAATTTTCTGCCCCCATACAACGCTACGGTGGTAGAGAAATTAGATGAAAGCGGTTTTATCCTCCTGGGGAAAACGAATATGGATGAATTCGCTATGGGGTCATCAACCGAAAACTCGGCCTTTTTTGTTACCGCAAATCCGTGGGACCTTCAGGCCGTCCCGGGGGGTTCCAGCGGGGGTTCGGCTGCAGCCGTTGCAGCTGATGAGGCCGTCTTTGCACTGGGTTCTGATACCGGCGGGTCTATAAGACTGCCGGCAGCCTTCTGCGGCGTAGTCGGCCTAAAACCCACATATGGATATGTTTCCCGCTACGGGTTGATAGCTTATGCTTCATCCCTTGACCAGATAGGCCCAATAACCAAAGATGTTACAGATTGCGCCCTTGTTATGAACGCTATTTTCGGCCATGACCCAAAGGATTCAACGTCGGCAAAGGTTGAGGTCCCCGATTTTACGGGATTTTTGAAAAACGATGTAAGGGGCCTTAAAATAGGGGTTCCTAAAGAGTATTTCGGTGAAGGCATCCATGAAGGTGTTAAAAAAGCCGTTTGGGATGCTATTGAACTTTTAAAAGACTTAGGGGCAGAATTAGATGAGGTATCAATGCCCCATACCGATTACGGTCTTGCTACATATTACATTATTGCCCCTGCTGAAGCCAGTTCAAATCTGGCCAGATATGACGGGATCCAGTACGGTTACAGGGCTGAAAATTTTCAGGACCTGATAGACCTTTATAAAAAGACGAGGAGTGAAGGTTTCGGCCCTGAGGTTAAAAGGAGGATAATGCTGGGGACATATGCCCTGAGTTCCGGGTACTATGATGCTTATTACCTTAAGGCCCAGAAGGTTAGAACCCTGGTAAAACAGGATTTTGACAGGGCTTTTGAAAAATTTGATGTATTGATATCACCTACATCCCCGACTCCGGCCTTTAAAATCGGAGCTAAAACCGATGACCCGCTGACCATGTACCTTACGGATGTATGTACGATACCCATTAACCTTGCGGGGGTGCCCGCTATCTCTATACCCTGCGGGTTTAGTGAAGGCCTGCCTGTAGGGCTGCAGATAATTGGAAAGCCCTTTGATGAAGGCACCTTAATAAGGGTTGCATATACCTTTGAGCAGAACACGGATTTCCATAAAAAACGGCCCGGACTGTAA
- the ligA gene encoding NAD-dependent DNA ligase LigA — MAKDEAEKKIKALREQINYHNKLYFEHDSPEISDSEYDGLMRELKRLEEEFPELVTPDSPTQRVGGRPLEAFDTVMHSVPMLSLANAFDEGELKEFHRRVTSAVGEEVEYVAELKIDGLAVALIYENGVFTRGATRGDGIVGEDITQNLKTIKTIPLKLSDYNGQIPFIEVRGEVYIPKKEFERLNEEREKAGLSLFANPRNAAAGSLRQLDPRITASRPLNIFVYGTGRIDGIEVSTHLEMLELLKKMGFRVNPNVSVFRRIDDVISYCERWVEQRGRLPYDIDGIVIKVNSLEHQRLLGATSKSPRWAIAYKFPAEQKTTVIKDIIVRVGRTGVLTPTAVLEPVRIAGSTVTKATLHNEDYIRQKDIKIGDTVVVKKAGDVIPEVVEVVFNKREGSERDFVMPQKCPECGSDVVRFEGEAAAKCTGIACPAQLKRGIIHFASRDAMDIEGLGPAIVNQLVDRGLVKDAGDLYFLKVDDLIPLERMGEKSASNLINAIERSKTNPLEKLIFALGIPFIGSRAASILAERFRALDNLMNSTYEELVQIPEMGPKMAQSVITFFKQEQTKNIIRKFKRAGLNLETAGRKNRDEGAALNGITFVLTGSLEKYTRKQAQDIIEKFGGRVSSSVSSKTDYVLAGKDPGSKLEKAKELGIKIIDEEEFERMLEISQ; from the coding sequence ATGGCAAAAGATGAAGCCGAAAAGAAGATAAAAGCATTAAGGGAGCAGATAAATTACCATAATAAACTGTATTTTGAACACGACAGCCCGGAAATATCGGATTCGGAATATGACGGGTTAATGAGGGAGCTTAAGAGGCTGGAAGAGGAATTTCCGGAACTGGTTACCCCCGATTCTCCAACCCAGCGGGTGGGCGGAAGACCCCTGGAAGCCTTTGATACTGTCATGCATTCGGTCCCCATGCTCAGCCTGGCCAATGCCTTTGATGAAGGCGAACTGAAGGAGTTTCACCGCAGGGTTACTTCAGCTGTCGGTGAAGAGGTTGAGTATGTAGCGGAGCTGAAAATAGACGGCCTGGCCGTTGCCCTTATTTATGAGAACGGGGTATTTACCAGAGGAGCTACCCGCGGTGACGGCATTGTAGGGGAAGATATAACCCAGAACCTGAAGACCATTAAAACCATACCGCTGAAGTTGTCTGATTATAATGGCCAGATTCCCTTTATTGAAGTAAGGGGAGAAGTATATATTCCGAAGAAGGAATTTGAAAGGCTGAATGAGGAGCGGGAGAAAGCAGGGCTTTCCCTTTTTGCCAACCCCAGGAATGCAGCGGCCGGTTCCCTGCGTCAGCTGGACCCGAGGATTACTGCTTCAAGACCCCTGAATATTTTCGTCTACGGTACAGGCAGGATCGATGGAATAGAGGTCAGCACCCACTTAGAAATGCTTGAATTGTTGAAAAAGATGGGGTTTAGGGTAAATCCGAATGTATCAGTGTTTAGGAGAATAGATGATGTAATTTCCTATTGTGAAAGGTGGGTCGAGCAGAGAGGCCGGCTTCCCTATGATATAGACGGCATCGTGATAAAGGTCAATTCTCTGGAACATCAGAGGCTTCTTGGGGCTACCAGCAAGAGCCCCAGATGGGCGATAGCCTATAAATTTCCGGCAGAGCAGAAAACGACGGTTATCAAGGATATTATCGTAAGGGTAGGCAGAACAGGTGTCCTTACACCTACCGCCGTTTTAGAGCCTGTAAGGATCGCCGGATCAACGGTAACTAAAGCAACCCTGCATAATGAGGATTATATAAGACAGAAGGATATAAAGATCGGTGACACGGTAGTGGTTAAAAAGGCAGGAGATGTTATCCCCGAGGTTGTGGAGGTAGTTTTCAACAAAAGGGAGGGCAGTGAAAGGGACTTTGTAATGCCTCAAAAATGCCCGGAATGTGGAAGTGATGTGGTAAGATTTGAAGGTGAAGCTGCTGCTAAATGCACCGGTATTGCATGTCCGGCCCAGTTAAAGAGGGGGATTATCCATTTCGCTTCAAGGGATGCCATGGATATAGAGGGGCTGGGGCCCGCCATTGTCAATCAGCTTGTTGACAGGGGTCTGGTTAAAGATGCCGGGGACCTGTATTTCCTTAAGGTTGATGACCTGATTCCCCTGGAAAGGATGGGGGAAAAGTCGGCCAGCAATCTTATCAATGCCATCGAAAGAAGCAAAACCAACCCGCTCGAAAAGCTCATATTTGCTCTGGGGATTCCGTTTATCGGTTCAAGGGCTGCTTCCATTCTGGCAGAAAGGTTCAGGGCTTTAGACAATCTGATGAATTCCACTTATGAGGAGCTGGTTCAGATACCTGAAATGGGTCCCAAGATGGCTCAATCCGTTATAACGTTCTTCAAACAGGAACAGACCAAGAACATTATCCGGAAATTCAAAAGAGCGGGCTTAAACCTCGAAACCGCAGGGAGAAAAAACCGGGATGAAGGCGCAGCCCTTAATGGGATTACTTTTGTCCTTACGGGTTCCCTTGAAAAATATACAAGAAAACAGGCCCAGGATATAATCGAGAAATTCGGAGGGCGGGTATCGTCTTCAGTAAGCAGTAAGACCGATTATGTCCTTGCGGGCAAAGACCCCGGTTCAAAGCTGGAAAAGGCCAAAGAACTGGGTATTAAAATAATAGATGAAGAGGAATTTGAAAGGATGTTAGAAATATCACAGTAA
- a CDS encoding cytidine deaminase, translating to MIKYDKLLEEAKKAAQYAYAPYSNFKVGAALLSKDGRIFTGCNVENASFGLSNCAERTAVFKGISEGERDFEAIAVYSDVEEYISPCGACRQVLMEFNPDMMVICGSKRGMYTVKRLIELLPGAFTKKDLFENK from the coding sequence ATGATCAAATACGATAAATTGCTGGAAGAAGCAAAAAAAGCTGCTCAATACGCGTATGCTCCGTACTCCAATTTTAAAGTAGGCGCAGCCCTCCTGAGCAAAGATGGGAGGATATTTACCGGATGTAATGTTGAAAATGCCTCTTTCGGTTTATCCAACTGCGCTGAACGGACGGCGGTATTTAAGGGAATCTCTGAAGGTGAAAGGGATTTTGAGGCAATTGCCGTTTATTCTGATGTGGAAGAGTACATCTCCCCCTGTGGGGCATGCCGCCAGGTTTTAATGGAATTTAACCCCGATATGATGGTAATCTGCGGGAGTAAAAGGGGGATGTATACCGTAAAAAGGTTAATAGAACTCCTGCCGGGGGCTTTTACAAAAAAGGATCTGTTTGAAAATAAATGA
- the pcrA gene encoding DNA helicase PcrA, whose translation MDFLKDLNPAQREAVCHINGPLLILAGAGSGKTRVIAYRIAYLIEDVGVPPHNIMAITFTNKAAGEMKERVDSLVSGKGMDIWVSTFHSACVRILRREIEKLGYNKNFAILDVQDQFSLIRECLKELDINEKQFPERNVSSVIGSAKDRLLTPLDFEREAGGDFRKSKIAEIYKLYQKKLKENNSLDFDDLIMKTVEIFTLFPDVLRFYQNRFLYIMVDEYQDTNFAQYKLVSLLAEKHRNLCVVGDDDQSIYRWRGADIKNILEFERDYPDARVVKLEQNYRSTQIILDAANRVISNNFNRKEKELWTQKGKGEKIKVFCASDEHHEARFIAGEIMNLAGGGYNFKDFAVLYRTNAQSRVIEDIFMKMGLPYKIVGGLRFYERKEIKDITAYLRVISNPMDNISLLRIMNVPKRGIGMSTRDKLADYSNREGLGLFQIIERPEEVPDLGSRAVKNLQEFYNLMGSLIGLKEKMVVSDLIIEVLERTGYIKELEEENTAESRSRIENLKEFISVALEFQQGNPDQGLEEFLAHISLVTDIDSMEEDENSVVLMTLHSAKGLEFPVVFISGMEEGIFPHSRSLLDEEELEEERRLCYVGITRARERLYLSHAWQRNLYGNITYNSPSRFLNEIPLNLVEKIGEGELGNEDYAVGFTPGEVVVHERWGRGRVIDVRGTGLDQELSVDFGTYGIKHLLLRYAPIMRV comes from the coding sequence ATGGATTTTCTAAAGGATTTGAACCCTGCTCAAAGGGAAGCTGTCTGCCATATAAACGGCCCCCTTTTGATTCTGGCAGGTGCCGGGAGCGGGAAGACCAGGGTGATAGCCTACAGGATAGCATACCTGATCGAAGATGTCGGGGTGCCGCCCCATAATATCATGGCGATAACCTTTACAAATAAGGCTGCAGGAGAAATGAAAGAGAGGGTTGATAGCCTGGTTTCCGGGAAGGGCATGGATATATGGGTCAGTACCTTTCACTCGGCATGTGTCAGGATTTTAAGGAGAGAAATAGAAAAACTCGGTTACAATAAGAATTTTGCAATCCTCGATGTGCAGGACCAGTTTTCTTTAATCAGGGAATGTTTAAAGGAGCTTGATATAAATGAAAAGCAGTTTCCGGAAAGGAATGTCAGCTCCGTTATCGGGAGTGCCAAGGACCGCCTTTTAACACCTCTTGATTTTGAAAGGGAAGCAGGAGGGGATTTCAGGAAATCTAAAATAGCAGAGATTTATAAACTATATCAAAAAAAGCTTAAAGAAAACAACAGCCTTGATTTTGACGACCTCATAATGAAGACGGTTGAAATATTTACCCTTTTTCCGGATGTTCTGAGATTTTATCAGAACAGGTTTCTGTATATAATGGTGGATGAATACCAGGATACGAATTTTGCACAGTATAAGCTGGTAAGCCTTCTGGCCGAAAAACACAGGAATCTGTGTGTGGTAGGGGATGACGACCAGAGCATTTATCGGTGGAGGGGGGCAGATATAAAGAATATCCTGGAGTTTGAAAGGGATTATCCGGATGCTAGGGTGGTAAAGCTGGAGCAGAATTACCGGTCAACCCAGATTATACTCGATGCGGCAAACCGGGTTATATCCAACAACTTCAACAGAAAGGAAAAAGAACTGTGGACCCAAAAGGGGAAGGGCGAGAAAATAAAGGTGTTTTGTGCTTCCGATGAACACCATGAAGCCAGATTTATTGCCGGAGAAATAATGAACCTTGCGGGCGGGGGATACAATTTTAAGGACTTTGCAGTTCTTTACCGGACCAATGCCCAGTCAAGGGTTATTGAAGACATTTTTATGAAAATGGGTTTGCCGTATAAGATAGTAGGCGGTTTGAGGTTCTATGAAAGAAAGGAGATAAAGGATATAACAGCATACCTGAGGGTTATTTCAAATCCTATGGACAATATCAGCCTTTTAAGGATAATGAATGTGCCTAAAAGGGGTATAGGCATGTCAACCCGTGATAAGCTGGCAGATTACAGCAACCGAGAAGGGCTAGGTCTTTTCCAAATAATAGAAAGACCTGAAGAAGTGCCGGATTTAGGTTCAAGGGCTGTAAAAAATCTACAGGAGTTCTACAACCTCATGGGTTCCCTGATTGGGCTCAAAGAAAAAATGGTGGTTTCAGACCTCATAATAGAGGTTCTGGAGAGGACGGGCTATATTAAGGAACTGGAGGAGGAAAATACAGCGGAATCCAGAAGCAGGATCGAAAACCTGAAGGAGTTCATTTCAGTGGCTCTTGAATTTCAGCAGGGGAATCCCGACCAGGGTTTGGAGGAATTCCTGGCCCATATTTCCCTTGTTACAGATATCGATTCCATGGAAGAGGATGAAAATTCTGTGGTCCTCATGACCCTTCACAGTGCTAAGGGTCTGGAGTTCCCCGTTGTTTTTATAAGCGGGATGGAAGAGGGTATATTCCCGCATTCCCGTTCCCTCCTGGATGAAGAGGAGCTTGAAGAGGAACGGAGGCTGTGTTATGTGGGCATAACCAGGGCCCGGGAAAGGTTGTATTTGTCCCATGCGTGGCAGAGGAACCTTTACGGGAATATTACCTATAATTCGCCGTCCCGCTTCCTGAATGAAATACCTTTAAACCTTGTGGAAAAAATCGGGGAAGGGGAATTAGGGAATGAAGATTATGCTGTAGGTTTTACCCCCGGAGAGGTAGTGGTTCACGAAAGATGGGGCAGGGGAAGGGTAATTGATGTAAGGGGTACGGGCCTTGATCAGGAATTATCTGTGGATTTCGGTACCTATGGTATAAAACACCTGCTTTTACGGTATGCTCCTATTATGAGGGTATGA
- the gatB gene encoding Asp-tRNA(Asn)/Glu-tRNA(Gln) amidotransferase subunit GatB translates to MEYEVVIGLEVHAELLTDSKIFCSCTTEFGGAPNTHCCPVCLGLPGVLPVANKKAVELAVKAALALNCEIAGYSKFDRKNYFYPDLPKAYQISQYDLPLAVNGYVDIETEEGVKRIGIKRVHMEEDAGKLVHGEAGDYSLVDYNRTGVPLIEIVSEPDIRSSEEARLYLNKLKSILQYTEVSDCKMQEGSLRCDANISLRPKGSGEFGTKTELKNMNSFKAVQKALDYEIERQRKVLERGESVIQETRRWDESRGITVSMRSKEEAHDYRYFPEPDLPPVVIDREFVERIRAGIPELSHERKRRYIDEYGLPEYDAGVLTDSKKLSDFFEECVRKYPNAKVVSNWIMGELLGALNAEDKEIEDTPLTPDHLVEMFTLMDKGTISGKIAKTVFKEMFETGKKPAKIVEEKGLVQISDEGELEKIIDKVIQENPQSVEDYRNGKEKALGFLVGQVMKHTKGKANPQLVNKLLKGKL, encoded by the coding sequence TTGGAATATGAAGTTGTTATAGGCCTTGAGGTTCATGCGGAACTCCTGACAGATTCAAAGATTTTCTGCAGCTGCACTACGGAATTCGGAGGTGCCCCCAATACCCACTGCTGCCCGGTGTGTTTAGGTCTGCCGGGGGTCCTGCCGGTTGCGAATAAAAAGGCCGTTGAACTTGCTGTTAAGGCAGCCCTTGCATTAAACTGCGAAATTGCCGGTTACAGCAAATTCGACAGGAAGAACTACTTTTATCCTGACCTTCCAAAAGCGTATCAGATCTCCCAGTATGACCTGCCTCTAGCTGTTAACGGTTATGTGGATATAGAGACGGAAGAAGGAGTAAAGAGGATCGGTATTAAAAGGGTTCATATGGAGGAGGATGCGGGGAAACTGGTCCACGGTGAGGCAGGTGATTATTCCCTTGTCGATTACAACAGGACGGGAGTTCCCCTAATCGAGATAGTCTCAGAACCCGATATCAGGTCATCGGAAGAAGCCAGACTCTATCTCAATAAGCTGAAGAGCATCCTGCAGTATACCGAGGTTTCCGACTGCAAAATGCAGGAAGGGTCCTTGAGATGTGATGCCAATATCTCCTTGAGGCCGAAAGGTTCCGGGGAATTCGGCACCAAAACCGAACTGAAGAATATGAATTCCTTTAAAGCAGTTCAAAAGGCCCTGGATTATGAAATCGAGAGACAGCGTAAGGTTTTGGAGAGGGGAGAATCCGTTATCCAGGAAACCAGAAGATGGGATGAATCAAGGGGTATTACCGTATCCATGAGGAGCAAGGAAGAAGCCCACGATTACAGGTATTTCCCGGAACCGGACCTGCCGCCTGTAGTTATTGACAGGGAATTTGTTGAAAGGATAAGGGCCGGTATTCCGGAGCTTTCCCATGAGAGGAAAAGGAGATATATAGATGAATACGGGCTGCCCGAATATGATGCAGGTGTCCTGACGGATTCAAAAAAACTCTCGGATTTCTTTGAGGAATGTGTCAGGAAATACCCTAACGCAAAGGTTGTAAGCAACTGGATCATGGGAGAACTTTTAGGGGCTTTAAATGCCGAAGACAAAGAGATTGAAGATACCCCCCTTACCCCGGATCACCTGGTTGAGATGTTTACACTTATGGATAAAGGAACTATCAGCGGAAAGATTGCAAAAACGGTGTTTAAAGAGATGTTCGAAACCGGTAAAAAGCCGGCAAAAATAGTGGAGGAAAAGGGTTTGGTCCAAATAAGCGATGAAGGAGAGCTTGAAAAAATTATAGATAAAGTGATACAGGAAAATCCCCAATCGGTTGAGGACTACCGCAATGGCAAGGAAAAAGCCCTGGGCTTTTTAGTAGGCCAGGTCATGAAGCATACTAAAGGAAAGGCCAATCCCCAGCTGGTAAATAAACTGCTGAAGGGGAAATTATAA
- the gatC gene encoding Asp-tRNA(Asn)/Glu-tRNA(Gln) amidotransferase subunit GatC, translating to MKISKKDVEHVAQLARLHLEEEEKELYTRQLNSILNYMEKLGELDTGDVEPTAHVLPIKNVFREDRVEQSMDIEEVLRNAPDREEGFFKVPKIIED from the coding sequence ATGAAGATAAGCAAAAAGGATGTTGAACATGTAGCCCAATTAGCCCGCCTCCATTTAGAGGAAGAGGAAAAGGAGCTGTATACCCGGCAGCTGAATTCGATTCTGAACTATATGGAAAAGCTCGGGGAATTGGATACCGGTGATGTTGAACCAACAGCCCATGTCCTTCCTATTAAAAATGTGTTCAGGGAAGACAGGGTTGAACAATCTATGGACATAGAAGAGGTTCTCCGGAATGCCCCTGACAGAGAAGAGGGTTTCTTCAAGGTGCCGAAAATAATTGAGGATTAA
- a CDS encoding IS1634 family transposase codes for MFLKKARKTYKGKVYETYALTESYRENGKVKHRHIANLGSLTKEQAQRIKLVLKAKQIEDVFVGHLSDVVAKEHYRFLDVAVLDDIWRQFDLDQYFAELPYAEAMAVNRCLDPKSKIQIQDWTQQTILPRLLRYDFSADSEYSIYRTLDKITDQEVELQKHVYRKCKQLGYTDEKAVFYDITSSYFEGTKCVLAFKGYSRDHRPDRLQITIALVVTPDGYPFYWRVMPGNTQDVTTVEDLLLILKERFGIEECLLVFDRGMVSQNNLEAIAEKKLTYISALDKDEVSGLGLMEAEFQSLVVDERYWRDNLLSLGFNLYDENLVYREHIKGKVRYILAFNRQAYQDQQQNRQERLQKAESYLAACNNELKHAQKSRNREATARRIENKLRKWNMHKVFIWELEPIAITKRGTGQKIDSFRVVYTINEDKLKQQASLDGIMCFVTNEPTDKLPACQVIRYYRRKSKVEDAFRELKDHLHLRPFFLSREKRVRAHVTICVLGYLLLNALEEKLQQQHYQCSAATALEILGKCLLNRIGFKNSESYAESITEVTTQQLEILRKLGFEYLISKKYLNQILEHSTK; via the coding sequence ATGTTCCTTAAAAAAGCCAGAAAAACTTATAAAGGTAAGGTTTATGAAACTTATGCTTTAACCGAATCTTATCGAGAAAACGGTAAAGTAAAACACCGTCATATCGCAAATCTGGGTTCCTTGACTAAAGAACAAGCCCAGCGTATTAAACTTGTGCTTAAGGCAAAACAAATTGAAGATGTCTTCGTTGGTCATTTGTCTGATGTAGTAGCCAAAGAGCATTATCGTTTTCTTGATGTTGCTGTGCTTGATGATATTTGGCGGCAGTTTGATTTAGATCAATACTTTGCCGAACTGCCATATGCCGAAGCTATGGCTGTTAATCGTTGTTTGGATCCCAAAAGCAAAATTCAAATTCAAGACTGGACACAGCAGACCATTCTACCCCGTTTATTGAGATACGACTTTAGTGCTGACAGTGAATATAGCATCTACCGTACTCTGGATAAAATCACTGACCAAGAAGTAGAGTTGCAGAAACATGTTTATCGAAAATGCAAGCAGTTAGGTTATACTGACGAAAAGGCTGTCTTTTACGATATTACCTCCAGCTATTTTGAGGGAACAAAATGTGTTTTGGCTTTTAAGGGTTATTCTCGCGATCATCGGCCTGACAGACTTCAAATTACTATCGCTCTGGTGGTCACACCGGATGGCTACCCTTTTTACTGGCGGGTGATGCCGGGTAATACCCAGGATGTTACCACGGTAGAAGATTTATTACTGATTCTTAAAGAACGTTTTGGGATTGAAGAATGTTTATTAGTATTTGACCGTGGTATGGTTTCCCAAAATAACCTCGAAGCCATTGCGGAAAAGAAACTCACTTATATTTCTGCCCTTGATAAAGATGAGGTGTCCGGTCTTGGGCTTATGGAAGCCGAATTTCAAAGTCTGGTGGTAGATGAACGTTACTGGCGAGATAACCTTTTATCCCTCGGTTTTAATCTCTATGACGAAAACCTTGTTTACCGTGAACACATTAAAGGTAAGGTGCGATATATCCTGGCCTTTAACCGTCAAGCATATCAGGACCAACAGCAAAACAGGCAGGAACGTTTGCAAAAAGCGGAATCATATTTAGCAGCTTGCAACAATGAACTCAAACATGCCCAAAAGAGCCGGAACAGAGAAGCAACAGCACGCAGGATAGAAAACAAGCTCAGAAAATGGAATATGCATAAAGTATTTATTTGGGAACTGGAGCCTATTGCTATTACTAAAAGAGGCACCGGACAAAAGATTGACTCCTTTCGAGTAGTTTACACCATTAATGAAGACAAACTCAAACAACAGGCGAGCCTGGATGGAATTATGTGCTTTGTAACCAATGAGCCCACAGATAAGCTTCCTGCCTGCCAGGTAATCCGATATTACCGGCGTAAAAGCAAAGTGGAAGATGCCTTTCGAGAACTCAAGGATCACCTCCATTTGAGGCCATTTTTCTTGAGCCGTGAAAAAAGAGTCAGGGCCCATGTCACCATCTGTGTGCTGGGATACCTTCTGCTAAATGCATTAGAAGAAAAACTACAACAACAACACTATCAATGCAGTGCAGCAACTGCTCTGGAAATATTGGGCAAGTGCCTTTTGAATCGTATCGGGTTTAAAAACAGTGAATCGTATGCAGAAAGTATTACTGAAGTCACCACACAGCAACTGGAGATCCTGAGGAAGTTAGGTTTTGAATATCTCATTTCTAAAAAGTATTTAAATCAAATACTGGAACATTCTACCAAGTAG